Within the Candidatus Reidiella endopervernicosa genome, the region TCGGCAACGGCTCCGACGAGATCATCCAGATTCTGGCGCTCGCCTTCGGTGGGCCGAAGCGGGTAGTGCTAGCCCCCGAGCCGAGCTTCGTCATGTACCGCATGATCGCCACCTTCAGCTCGCTCGAGTACCACGGTGTACCGCTCAAGCCCGACTTCTCACTCGACCTCGCCGCGATGCTGCAGGCGATTGAGCAGCACGACCCGGCGGTGGTCTACCTTGCCTATCCCAACAACCCGACCGGTAACCTCTTCGATGAGGAGGCGATCGTGAAGATCCTCGAGGCGGCCAACGGTGTGGTGGTGGTCGACGAGGCGTATCACGCCTTCGCTGGTAAGAGTTTCATGCCACGTCTTGGTGAGTTCGATAACCTGCTGGTGATGCGCACCCTCTCAAAGCTGGGGTTGGCCGGGCTACGTCTTGGGTTGATTGCCGGTCCAGCGGAGTGGATCGGTGAGTTCGATAAGTTGCGGCTTCCCTACAATATCAATGTGATGACTCAGGCGGCGGCCGAGTTTGCGCTCGATAATATCGAGGTGTTTGATGAGCAGACGCGGTTGATTCGTGAGGAACGGACGCGGTTGTTTGATGAGATGGGGAGGCTCGAGGGTATCGAGCTGTTTCCTTCTGCGGCTAACTTTATTCTGTTTAGTGTGCCGAGTGGGCGGGCTGGTGAGATTTTTGAATCTATCAAAGCTGATGGTGTACTCATCAAGAATATGAAGGCTTCTGAGGGGCCTCTGGCGGATACGCTGAGGGTTACTGTTGGGGCGGCTGAGGAGAATAGTGCTTTCTTATCAGTCTTGAGTAAGGCACTGGGATAGCAGTTTTATTGTGTCGCGTTCGCGACGCATTCAAATGCGAGTTCGCGCACCCGCCGTGCGTGGTATTTTGATTCGGTAATAGCACCTAAATCTATTCTTGAATTGAGCGTGTCTTTCGTAGGGTGGGCATCGATTTTATGCCCACGCGGAACAATATGGTTGTGTCGCTTATGCGACGCTTATTTAGAAAGCGGGCACCCACGCCCGCGCGGTGGGTTCATTTCTTTATAACGCGATAAAGAAACGAACCAAAGAAATCGCGCCCACGATTTACCGCTACGCGGTCCACTGCGCTTCTCGCCTGCATCGAGGGAGAGTAAACCCTGATGATCCCTGCGCGAAGTGCAGGATGCGCAGTGCCGCGGAGCTCATGGACGTGCGAGCGGCCTTCTCGTGATTTCAGGCGTGGGCAGAACTCGCTCGGTAAACCTCGCTCAGACAGACTGCCCACTTCCCCCTGAAATCACTCCGATGCTCGGCGATGTAGAAGGGGTGAAAATCGCCGGTCACCTGTGGTTTTACACTGACCAAAATGTCTATCTGAAATTGTCATTCTAGATGTGGGTGTTCGTTAGTTTTGATTTTTACAAAATATTCATAGCTCATGGGGCCTTGAATAGTTTGATTGTTGATATTGATTATCCAGTAGTAAGTCTTGCCTTCTTCTTGCGTTGGTCTGTTTTTCTGCTTCCAGAAGCAACTTGGTGAGAACCGTTGTCTGACGACTATATGGGTGTTGTTGTGCGTATAAGCTTCAACATTGCATGGAATGTACTTACTGGTGGCAGTGCCAGATTTCGAAGCGATGACTTGGTTGTCTCTGGATTCGCTGTAGAGAACATATCCACCGGGCAGCTCGATTTCGTAATCAACTGCACACCCTAATAATAAAGATGTAGCAAGTAAAATAGTGGCGGTGGGTGTGCGCATGGTTGCTTCGTGGTGATTGTCTATGTGCTTGGGGCCAGTGTAATAAGTTAATGGCTA harbors:
- a CDS encoding DUF3997 domain-containing protein, with the translated sequence MRTPTATILLATSLLLGCAVDYEIELPGGYVLYSESRDNQVIASKSGTATSKYIPCNVEAYTHNNTHIVVRQRFSPSCFWKQKNRPTQEEGKTYYWIININNQTIQGPMSYEYFVKIKTNEHPHLE
- the hisC gene encoding histidinol-phosphate transaminase, with the protein product MSLDDKINHWIRPEIRELSAYHVPDPGELIKLDAMENPYRWPDAMLESWQRQVREIAVNRYPDPAASSLTAALRRSMDIPAGMGVMLGNGSDEIIQILALAFGGPKRVVLAPEPSFVMYRMIATFSSLEYHGVPLKPDFSLDLAAMLQAIEQHDPAVVYLAYPNNPTGNLFDEEAIVKILEAANGVVVVDEAYHAFAGKSFMPRLGEFDNLLVMRTLSKLGLAGLRLGLIAGPAEWIGEFDKLRLPYNINVMTQAAAEFALDNIEVFDEQTRLIREERTRLFDEMGRLEGIELFPSAANFILFSVPSGRAGEIFESIKADGVLIKNMKASEGPLADTLRVTVGAAEENSAFLSVLSKALG